One genomic region from Arthrobacter pigmenti encodes:
- the mshD gene encoding mycothiol synthase has product MSAAQGSTWPILTIDGAPQDGVLEDIIGLARAAEDADGNPPLSEQTLVNLRAARQHPGGLLVLATYASDGGTDDDEELAGVAVVSFPRADGEPGVLELVVRPTYRNQGVGASLVQALKEHRLPELRAWSHGNHAAAVELAAHAGFTPVRELWRMRQTRAALEAAVPDVVVPAGVRLRTFEPGTDERAWLEANAAAFAHHPEQGSTTLEDLQARMAEDWFDPAGLILAIRESDDRLLGFHWTKVHPRSGKHPAIGEVYVVGVTPEAQGMGLGKALTIAGIEHLHSLGLQAIMLYVDADNTAAIALYRSLGFTRWDVDVMYAPGIAGGNL; this is encoded by the coding sequence ATGAGCGCAGCGCAAGGATCCACCTGGCCCATACTGACCATCGACGGCGCACCGCAGGACGGCGTGCTGGAGGACATCATCGGCCTGGCCCGGGCCGCGGAGGACGCGGACGGCAATCCACCCCTGTCCGAGCAGACACTCGTCAACCTGCGGGCCGCACGACAGCATCCCGGCGGCCTTCTGGTCCTCGCCACCTACGCCAGCGACGGCGGGACGGACGACGACGAAGAGCTCGCGGGCGTCGCCGTCGTCAGTTTCCCGCGGGCGGACGGGGAACCGGGAGTCCTGGAACTTGTGGTGCGGCCCACCTACCGCAACCAGGGTGTGGGCGCCAGTCTCGTGCAGGCTTTGAAGGAGCACAGGCTGCCCGAACTTCGTGCCTGGTCCCACGGAAACCACGCCGCCGCCGTCGAACTCGCCGCCCATGCCGGCTTCACCCCGGTACGGGAGCTGTGGCGCATGCGGCAGACCAGGGCGGCGCTGGAAGCGGCGGTGCCCGACGTCGTCGTGCCTGCTGGTGTGCGCCTACGCACGTTCGAGCCGGGCACGGACGAGCGGGCGTGGCTTGAGGCCAATGCCGCTGCGTTTGCTCACCACCCCGAACAGGGTTCCACCACCCTGGAAGACCTCCAGGCCCGCATGGCGGAAGACTGGTTCGATCCGGCCGGGCTGATTCTCGCCATCCGTGAGTCCGATGACCGCCTGCTCGGATTCCACTGGACGAAGGTGCATCCACGCAGCGGCAAGCACCCCGCAATCGGCGAGGTGTACGTGGTGGGTGTGACACCCGAGGCACAAGGGATGGGGCTGGGGAAGGCGCTGACAATTGCGGGTATCGAACACCTGCATTCACTGGGGCTTCAGGCCATCATGCTCTATGTCGACGCCGACAACACCGCGGCCATCGCGCTCTACCGATCGCTCGGCTTCACCCGGTGGGACGTCGACGTAATGTACGCGCCCGGTATTGCGGGTGGCAACTTGTAA
- a CDS encoding YgfZ/GcvT domain-containing protein, with product MSYLSPLLSMPGAVESGAPDAGVAAHYGDPLREQRALARGEAVVDLSHRGVVTVSGPDRLSWLNTLSSQLLLDLQPGESTETLLLTVQGRIEFSPRIVDDGETAWLLTEGWEAAPLADWLNRMKFMLRVEVTHASDQWAVVGAVKPVERFGDRITWIDPWPYISAGGYAYSVVAEPSHPGTDRPWFEHLVPRAELADAVHGIPLAGIMASEALRIAAWRPRLGIETDERTIPHELDLLRTAVHLSKGCYKGQETIARVHNLGHPPRRLVFLQLDGSQHTLPAAGSAVVVGGRTVGTLTSAAQHYEMGAVGLAVIKRSVDAEAELEVLDGEERYAAAQEIIVAPDAGQVVGRAKGFLRGARP from the coding sequence ATGAGCTATTTGAGTCCGCTCCTTTCCATGCCCGGCGCCGTTGAGTCGGGCGCGCCCGACGCCGGTGTGGCCGCCCACTACGGGGACCCGCTCAGGGAACAGCGGGCGCTGGCACGCGGTGAAGCGGTGGTCGATCTCTCCCACCGCGGCGTCGTGACCGTGTCCGGTCCGGACCGGCTGAGCTGGCTCAATACGCTGTCCTCCCAGCTGTTGCTCGACCTGCAGCCGGGCGAGTCCACCGAGACCCTCCTGCTCACCGTTCAGGGCCGCATCGAGTTCAGTCCCCGGATAGTCGACGACGGCGAAACCGCCTGGCTACTCACGGAGGGATGGGAAGCTGCTCCTCTGGCTGACTGGCTGAACCGGATGAAATTCATGCTGCGCGTGGAAGTGACACATGCCTCGGACCAGTGGGCCGTCGTCGGCGCGGTGAAACCCGTTGAGCGATTCGGGGACCGCATCACCTGGATCGACCCCTGGCCGTATATCAGCGCGGGCGGTTACGCGTACAGCGTCGTCGCGGAGCCGTCGCACCCGGGCACCGACCGCCCCTGGTTCGAACACCTCGTGCCGCGTGCCGAGCTTGCCGATGCTGTGCACGGTATTCCGCTAGCAGGCATCATGGCGTCCGAAGCATTGCGTATTGCGGCCTGGCGCCCACGGCTCGGCATCGAAACGGACGAGCGAACCATTCCCCATGAACTGGACCTCCTGCGCACGGCGGTCCACCTGTCCAAGGGTTGCTACAAGGGCCAGGAAACCATCGCCCGCGTCCATAATCTGGGACACCCGCCGCGGCGCCTCGTGTTCCTGCAGCTCGACGGGAGCCAGCACACGCTGCCAGCCGCGGGCAGCGCCGTCGTCGTCGGTGGACGGACCGTGGGTACACTGACCTCGGCCGCCCAGCACTACGAGATGGGTGCAGTGGGCCTTGCCGTCATCAAGCGCAGCGTCGACGCCGAAGCCGAACTGGAGGTTCTCGACGGGGAAGAACGCTACGCCGCAGCACAGGAAATCATCGTGGCTCCGGACGCCGGCCAGGTTGTGGGGCGTGCCAAAGGGTTCCTGAGGGGTGCGCGACCATGA
- a CDS encoding winged helix-turn-helix transcriptional regulator codes for MPHILMLTNSQGSSVDVLPALELLSHKVHILPAEPTALLETEPCDVVIIDARKDLVGARSLTQLLRATGLSAPLMLVLTEGGMAAVAANWLADDVVLDSAGPAEVEARLRLVIAKANSAAEEVSSEIHASGVVIDEASYTARVGGEPMNLTYKEFELLKYLAQHPGRVFTRDQLLHEVWGYDYYGGTRTVDVHVRRLRAKLGADHEQLIGTVRNVGYRFTLTRQPEDSTVNQQA; via the coding sequence ATGCCGCACATCCTGATGCTAACCAACAGCCAGGGCTCCTCCGTGGATGTCCTTCCGGCGCTTGAGCTTCTCAGCCACAAGGTTCACATCCTGCCCGCCGAACCCACGGCACTCCTGGAAACCGAGCCCTGCGACGTCGTCATCATCGACGCCCGAAAAGACCTGGTGGGTGCCCGTTCCCTCACGCAGCTCCTGCGCGCAACCGGGCTCAGCGCACCTCTCATGCTTGTACTCACCGAGGGCGGGATGGCTGCGGTCGCCGCGAACTGGCTCGCCGACGACGTCGTCCTGGACTCCGCCGGCCCGGCCGAGGTGGAGGCGCGCCTGCGCCTGGTGATCGCTAAGGCCAATAGCGCGGCGGAGGAGGTCAGCAGCGAAATCCACGCCTCCGGCGTAGTCATCGATGAGGCGAGTTACACCGCACGGGTGGGCGGTGAGCCGATGAACCTCACCTACAAGGAATTCGAGTTGCTGAAGTACCTCGCCCAGCACCCCGGTAGGGTCTTCACCCGCGACCAGCTGCTCCACGAGGTGTGGGGGTATGACTACTACGGCGGCACCCGCACGGTCGATGTGCACGTGCGGAGGCTGAGGGCCAAGCTCGGAGCTGACCACGAACAGCTGATCGGAACAGTGCGCAACGTCGGCTACCGGTTCACGCTGACGCGGCAGCCGGAGGACTCCACAGTCAACCAGCAGGCCTAA
- a CDS encoding FABP family protein → MSFEIPTDLTPELVPLSWLLGTWEGSGRLGEGNADSEHFFQRASFSQHGLPYVQYTAESWLTDEEGNTLRPLSVETGFWALDRKLNDADVGPGLSPADIVPALKSADEVEQFRNQEGGFDITATIVHPGGIAELYYGSIKGPQIQLTTDLVMRGQHSKDYSAATRLLGLVNGDLFWRWDIAAEGSSLEPHASAILKKTA, encoded by the coding sequence ATGTCGTTTGAGATTCCCACGGACCTGACCCCCGAACTCGTACCGCTGTCCTGGCTACTGGGCACCTGGGAAGGTTCCGGCAGGCTAGGCGAAGGCAACGCCGATTCGGAGCACTTCTTCCAGCGCGCCAGCTTCTCCCAGCACGGTCTGCCCTATGTGCAGTACACGGCCGAGAGTTGGCTGACCGATGAAGAGGGGAACACCCTGCGCCCGTTGTCGGTCGAGACCGGTTTCTGGGCGCTGGACCGAAAACTGAACGACGCCGACGTCGGCCCCGGTCTGTCTCCTGCGGACATTGTTCCGGCGCTCAAGAGCGCCGATGAAGTGGAACAATTCCGCAATCAGGAGGGCGGCTTCGACATCACGGCGACCATCGTCCACCCTGGCGGCATCGCCGAGTTGTACTACGGCAGTATCAAGGGACCCCAGATTCAGCTCACCACGGACCTCGTGATGCGCGGGCAGCATTCAAAAGACTATTCGGCGGCAACCCGCCTGCTCGGCCTGGTCAACGGGGACCTCTTCTGGCGCTGGGATATCGCCGCGGAGGGCAGTTCGCTGGAGCCGCACGCCTCGGCGATCCTGAAGAAAACCGCCTGA
- a CDS encoding ankyrin repeat domain-containing protein, with the protein MTGHGAEDQAAEQAIALAHRLMDAAREGNGATLRKYLDAGVPATLTNAAGDSLLMLAAYNGHASVVEDLLARGADANTANDRGQTPLAGAVFKGYSDVTRVLVDAGADPDAGTPSARDAATMFGRSELLELFSR; encoded by the coding sequence ATGACCGGGCACGGAGCAGAGGATCAGGCCGCTGAGCAGGCGATCGCGCTTGCCCACCGGCTGATGGACGCGGCCCGCGAGGGGAATGGCGCGACACTGCGCAAGTACCTCGACGCCGGTGTTCCCGCCACCCTGACCAACGCGGCGGGGGACAGCCTGCTGATGCTCGCCGCGTATAACGGGCACGCCTCAGTGGTGGAAGACCTTCTTGCCCGCGGCGCAGATGCCAACACGGCGAACGATCGCGGCCAGACACCCCTGGCGGGCGCTGTCTTCAAGGGCTACAGCGACGTCACCCGGGTGCTTGTCGACGCTGGAGCCGATCCTGATGCCGGCACACCCTCGGCGCGCGACGCCGCGACGATGTTCGGAAGGTCGGAGCTGCTCGAACTGTTCAGCCGGTGA